One part of the Thermococcus radiotolerans genome encodes these proteins:
- a CDS encoding metal-dependent hydrolase, translating to MMWYTHVVFGVLFYLIAVLFGAPMSFLDIGMAAFGALMPDIDHPKSYISTKLPGGTVMPRFVEHRGPTHTIEAGILITALVGGLAYWITNSYWPAVAFFIGYISHLFADTLTVSGIKWSHFSNFHPRGKIKTGTRGEGLVLILVTFTTVMLFAYIVMPEETSKNLGWVMLIALMATFAIIGKKLKRLK from the coding sequence ATGATGTGGTACACGCACGTGGTTTTCGGGGTTCTCTTCTACCTGATAGCGGTTCTCTTTGGAGCCCCGATGAGCTTTCTGGACATCGGTATGGCCGCCTTCGGCGCCCTGATGCCTGACATAGACCATCCCAAGTCGTACATCTCGACCAAGCTGCCCGGCGGAACCGTTATGCCCAGGTTCGTGGAGCACAGGGGGCCGACTCACACCATAGAGGCTGGAATACTGATAACCGCCCTCGTAGGAGGCCTGGCGTACTGGATAACCAACAGCTACTGGCCGGCGGTGGCGTTCTTCATAGGCTACATCTCGCACCTCTTCGCAGATACGCTGACGGTTTCGGGCATCAAATGGAGCCATTTCTCAAACTTCCACCCGAGGGGGAAGATAAAAACCGGAACGAGGGGAGAGGGACTGGTTCTGATACTGGTGACCTTCACCACGGTGATGCTGTTCGCCTACATCGTCATGCCGGAGGAAACGAGCAAAAACCTCGGCTGGGTCATGCTGATAGCCCTGATGGCGACCTTCGCGATAATAGGGAAGAAGCTGAAGAGGCTGAAGTGA
- a CDS encoding ECF transporter S component — MGVRMSSREIALIGMMLGLSLLFDVMPIEMPTVWGMKIDLVAVPIVMVYLLTGFAGGLTAVLLLFAGLSVVSSASWLGAMMKSLATLSVIVGFEAARRLTRFELGDGARQRLLLFAVVAYLAGIAIRIPLMLALNYYVALEIWLGLPREQVIQAVESWTGVPFWVAIGLPNAIQSAIDVFMGLAATIPVLRRVPHLLE; from the coding sequence ATGGGGGTGAGGATGAGTTCGAGGGAGATAGCTCTAATCGGCATGATGCTGGGACTCTCGCTGCTCTTTGATGTGATGCCTATAGAGATGCCTACCGTGTGGGGGATGAAGATAGACCTTGTGGCGGTTCCGATAGTGATGGTCTACCTCCTCACTGGCTTCGCCGGGGGATTAACCGCGGTTCTGCTGCTCTTTGCTGGCCTCAGCGTGGTATCATCGGCCAGCTGGCTCGGGGCCATGATGAAGTCCCTTGCCACCCTCTCGGTCATCGTGGGCTTTGAAGCGGCCAGGAGACTCACGCGCTTTGAGCTTGGCGATGGGGCGAGGCAGAGGCTCCTTCTGTTTGCGGTGGTTGCCTACCTCGCCGGAATCGCGATAAGGATACCCCTCATGCTGGCCCTCAACTACTACGTTGCCCTTGAGATATGGCTCGGCCTTCCAAGGGAACAGGTGATCCAGGCTGTTGAGAGCTGGACAGGGGTTCCTTTCTGGGTCGCCATTGGGCTCCCGAACGCCATTCAGAGCGCCATCGACGTCTTCATGGGCCTGGCCGCCACGATCCCAGTGCTTAGAAGGGTTCCCCACCTGCTGGAATAA
- the pyrI gene encoding aspartate carbamoyltransferase regulatory subunit, with translation MAELKVTAIREGTVIDHIPAGKGLKVIEILRLNRPNGGVLLLASNVHSGKLGRKDIVKIEGKFLSEEEVNKIALIAPTATVNIVRDYKVAEKFKVEVPDEITGILRCANPNCVSNHEYTVSKFYVVSREPLKVRCHYCERTMEEEEILGNL, from the coding sequence ATGGCCGAGCTCAAGGTTACCGCCATCAGGGAGGGAACCGTCATAGACCACATCCCGGCCGGAAAGGGGCTGAAGGTCATTGAGATACTCCGCCTCAACAGGCCGAACGGAGGCGTTCTCCTTCTCGCCTCGAACGTCCACAGCGGAAAGCTCGGAAGGAAGGACATCGTCAAGATAGAGGGCAAGTTCCTGAGCGAGGAGGAGGTCAACAAGATAGCCCTCATCGCTCCAACTGCTACCGTCAACATAGTGCGGGACTACAAGGTGGCCGAGAAGTTCAAGGTCGAGGTTCCGGACGAGATAACCGGAATCCTCCGCTGTGCCAATCCAAACTGCGTCAGCAACCACGAGTACACAGTTTCAAAGTTCTACGTCGTCTCAAGGGAGCCCCTCAAGGTGCGCTGCCACTACTGCGAGAGGACGATGGAAGAAGAGGAGATACTGGGCAACCTCTAG
- a CDS encoding VanZ family protein has translation MRRRLLFLYVLLLLFLNLSPKVPSSPVANGDKLVHLLEFSALGILGWRWWAYLLPLPFLLEFLQLFVPGRTFSFADMAANLIGFTLGLIAGWWYEGRDEGAPLFHEGRD, from the coding sequence TTGAGGCGAAGGCTTCTCTTCCTCTACGTGCTTCTTCTTCTGTTTCTGAACCTGAGCCCGAAGGTCCCGTCGTCACCCGTGGCCAACGGGGATAAGCTGGTTCATCTGCTAGAATTCTCTGCTCTGGGCATCCTTGGATGGCGTTGGTGGGCCTACCTGCTGCCCCTGCCGTTCCTCCTGGAGTTCCTCCAGCTCTTCGTCCCCGGCAGAACGTTCTCCTTCGCCGACATGGCCGCAAACCTAATAGGCTTCACCCTCGGACTCATCGCGGGGTGGTGGTATGAAGGTCGTGACGAAGGAGCTCCGCTTTTCCACGAAGGGAGAGATTGA
- a CDS encoding transglutaminase domain-containing protein, whose protein sequence is MVRRKYIAFLTLTLLSLLLTSVVLGPALIEAPPETKSIEEILSPKLPPGNESNETGPPVEVPVSPHFVLLVTGAAHTHYLRLNVYTDYVDGRWTTRNATRVPSNIIAPPEIKVPHHSERDKVTVGSFLPLSGNLFTSLYTTRVDGAGAEAVPEYNLFRTGLNVTTYSFSAVSYTFDWPYLVNLTAGNQTEYLSAPNDTQLVALARGITMGATSDYGRALSIARYLANNYRHVENATPPANTDRLKWFLFESKAGSSYDFASAFVVLARLNGLPARLVEGVYIDAIPQTQVVTERNRHFWAEVYFKNAGWLVFDPLHPDQNVYVPFELEITPPKMTLNPGSPGTVTVKFERVAGGTNSSVVVEVPTLGRIALINESGIYNLTVGPFEEPGHYPVIARASTGAGTPMSVLRLTAVTVPGAITVIPDQASVGLLKENQVVLGLSIQGATQDVRLETTSPLVETWFWWGTPGSETGIYVRLTSPLRYPPGWHVLNMTVTSGAERYPLYIPVFVMEPTSLGVKVPETLTAGDSLTVNGTVRGTVTGEAPSLGNVAVFLNDEKRYILIGYGNVSNGRFSMPVKIPEYLKPGTRQVAVYYVAPPGYPYLATGTTLVVKVKGLARFSLPGLILARPGNVTIVGTLLDGADEPIANASVAYYLDERYLGNATTRTDGRFSLRLEIPGIEQHTLTLEYPGSANHSPATISVRVATVELNVPEKVTGELGKPVRISGRVIGIENATLNAYVFPGKTYTFNVVNGSFDFTIEPFQTVGERSLEFRHGASVLKRITVAVVSPVKIELLTSEAKGEETARLKFRVVDSVDDPVGGIYLNVSVDGFSMRVMTNDSGIATLDVPVPEKKTNATVTVAFDGSPYYLPANGRFHVIISKKRKILWLYIGVIVIIGALVARYRLVKRKPEERRRERILKIIFNNGIPLFQEGETMEISIECDGEPELYVDGKPFGKGRDFKLSLPLGDHTIEARCGDLVETTTARILPSYNDAVVEYYERCFLPWAKGVGVDVDELTPREIAETLTDMMYPWEPIDTLTWIFEKAKYSGRRISRDEFILFYRSVLEVIGGGCGV, encoded by the coding sequence ATGGTGAGGCGGAAATACATCGCCTTTCTCACCCTCACACTGCTGTCTCTCCTCCTTACCTCCGTCGTCCTGGGACCAGCCCTCATTGAGGCTCCCCCTGAAACCAAGAGCATCGAGGAGATACTCTCTCCGAAGCTTCCGCCCGGGAACGAGAGCAACGAAACGGGGCCACCGGTCGAGGTTCCGGTTTCTCCCCACTTCGTCCTCCTGGTAACTGGGGCTGCCCACACCCACTACCTCAGGCTCAACGTCTACACCGACTACGTTGACGGGAGGTGGACGACGAGAAACGCCACTAGGGTTCCTAGCAACATCATCGCCCCGCCGGAGATAAAAGTCCCCCACCACAGCGAAAGGGACAAGGTAACCGTCGGCTCGTTCCTTCCCCTCAGCGGAAACCTCTTCACCTCCCTCTACACGACCCGCGTTGATGGTGCCGGGGCCGAGGCGGTTCCGGAGTACAACCTCTTCAGAACCGGCCTGAACGTGACGACCTACTCATTCTCCGCGGTGAGCTACACCTTTGACTGGCCCTACCTGGTCAACCTCACCGCTGGAAACCAGACGGAGTACCTCTCCGCCCCCAACGACACCCAGCTTGTGGCCCTGGCGAGGGGCATAACCATGGGCGCGACTTCGGACTACGGGAGGGCCCTGAGTATAGCGAGGTATCTGGCCAACAACTACAGGCACGTGGAGAACGCCACGCCCCCGGCCAACACAGACAGACTGAAGTGGTTCCTGTTTGAATCCAAAGCGGGTAGCTCCTACGACTTCGCCTCGGCCTTCGTCGTGCTGGCGAGGCTGAACGGCCTCCCCGCGAGGCTCGTCGAGGGAGTCTACATCGATGCGATTCCCCAGACCCAGGTCGTGACCGAGAGAAACAGGCACTTCTGGGCGGAGGTTTACTTCAAGAACGCAGGCTGGCTGGTCTTCGACCCGCTGCACCCAGATCAGAACGTTTACGTTCCCTTCGAGCTTGAGATTACGCCGCCGAAGATGACCCTCAACCCCGGTTCGCCGGGAACGGTTACGGTAAAGTTCGAGCGGGTCGCGGGCGGGACGAATTCGAGCGTTGTCGTGGAGGTTCCCACCCTCGGAAGGATAGCGCTCATCAACGAGTCGGGGATATACAACCTGACAGTGGGCCCCTTTGAGGAACCCGGCCACTACCCGGTCATTGCCAGGGCCTCCACGGGAGCCGGAACGCCGATGTCCGTACTCCGTCTCACCGCAGTTACGGTTCCGGGGGCGATAACCGTCATCCCGGACCAGGCATCGGTTGGACTCCTCAAGGAGAACCAGGTTGTCCTCGGTCTTTCCATCCAGGGCGCCACCCAGGATGTAAGGCTCGAAACAACCTCCCCGCTGGTTGAGACGTGGTTCTGGTGGGGAACGCCGGGAAGCGAGACCGGGATATACGTCAGGCTGACCTCGCCCCTCAGGTATCCGCCCGGATGGCACGTCCTTAACATGACCGTTACGAGCGGAGCGGAGAGGTATCCTCTATACATCCCAGTCTTCGTAATGGAACCCACGTCCCTCGGCGTGAAGGTTCCCGAAACGCTCACCGCGGGCGATTCGCTCACCGTAAACGGCACGGTAAGGGGGACGGTCACCGGGGAGGCGCCGTCCTTGGGGAACGTCGCTGTATTTCTGAACGATGAGAAGAGGTACATCCTGATAGGATACGGCAACGTCTCGAACGGCAGATTCTCGATGCCCGTTAAAATCCCCGAGTACCTCAAACCCGGAACCAGGCAGGTCGCGGTGTACTACGTGGCACCCCCCGGATACCCGTACCTCGCCACGGGGACCACGCTCGTAGTCAAGGTAAAGGGGCTGGCGAGGTTTTCGCTTCCCGGGCTGATTCTGGCCAGACCTGGAAACGTCACCATCGTGGGGACGCTCCTCGACGGGGCGGATGAGCCGATAGCCAACGCCAGCGTTGCCTACTACCTGGACGAAAGATACCTCGGAAACGCAACGACCCGCACCGACGGTAGGTTCTCCTTGAGGCTGGAGATTCCGGGGATAGAGCAACACACGCTGACCCTTGAGTATCCAGGAAGTGCCAACCACTCCCCGGCGACCATAAGCGTTAGGGTCGCAACCGTTGAGCTTAACGTCCCCGAAAAAGTGACCGGCGAGCTAGGAAAGCCCGTCAGAATCAGCGGGCGGGTCATCGGGATTGAGAACGCCACGCTAAACGCCTACGTGTTCCCGGGCAAGACCTACACATTCAACGTCGTCAACGGAAGCTTCGATTTCACCATCGAGCCCTTCCAGACCGTCGGCGAGAGGTCCCTGGAGTTCAGACACGGCGCCAGCGTTCTGAAGAGGATAACCGTTGCGGTGGTCTCCCCTGTGAAGATAGAACTGCTGACGTCGGAGGCGAAGGGAGAGGAAACCGCCCGGCTGAAGTTCCGGGTCGTGGATTCCGTTGACGACCCCGTCGGTGGGATATACCTCAACGTCAGCGTGGACGGCTTCTCGATGCGCGTAATGACCAACGACTCGGGGATAGCCACCCTCGACGTCCCCGTGCCTGAGAAGAAAACCAACGCAACTGTGACAGTTGCCTTCGACGGCTCCCCCTACTACCTGCCCGCCAACGGGAGGTTCCACGTCATAATATCCAAAAAGCGGAAGATCCTCTGGCTCTACATCGGTGTGATCGTGATAATCGGGGCTCTGGTGGCCAGATACAGGCTCGTGAAGAGGAAACCCGAGGAGAGAAGGCGGGAGAGAATTCTGAAGATAATATTCAACAACGGTATACCCCTGTTCCAGGAGGGCGAGACCATGGAGATAAGCATAGAGTGCGACGGTGAGCCCGAGCTCTACGTCGATGGAAAACCCTTCGGAAAGGGGCGGGACTTCAAGCTGAGCCTGCCGCTGGGAGACCACACGATAGAGGCCAGGTGCGGCGACCTCGTGGAGACCACAACGGCAAGGATACTGCCCAGCTACAACGACGCCGTCGTGGAGTACTACGAGAGGTGCTTCCTCCCCTGGGCGAAGGGTGTGGGGGTGGACGTGGACGAACTGACGCCCAGGGAGATAGCGGAGACCCTCACAGACATGATGTACCCGTGGGAGCCCATAGATACCCTCACGTGGATATTCGAGAAGGCCAAGTACAGCGGAAGGAGGATCTCGAGGGACGAGTTCATACTGTTCTACCGCTCGGTACTCGAAGTGATAGGGGGTGGTTGCGGTGTTTAA
- the pyrB gene encoding aspartate carbamoyltransferase has protein sequence MDWKGRDVISVRDFSKEDIEFVLNVAERLETELNEKGALDYAKGKILATLFFEPSTRTRLSFESAMHRLGGSVIGFSSAASTSVKKGESLADTIKTVEQYSDVIVIRHPMEGAARLAAEVADIPVINAGDGSNQHPTQTLLDLYTIKRAFGRIDGLTIGLLGDLKYGRTVHSLAEALAFYDVELYLISPELLRMPKHIIEELREKGVRIHETTDLEGTIPELDVLYVTRIQRERFPDEQEYLKVKGSYQVNCAVLKKAKESLRIMHPLPRVDEIHPEVDRTEHALYFRQVFSGVPVRMALLGLTLGVL, from the coding sequence ATGGACTGGAAAGGACGAGACGTGATAAGCGTTAGGGACTTCTCTAAGGAGGATATCGAGTTTGTTTTGAACGTTGCCGAAAGGCTTGAAACGGAACTCAACGAGAAGGGCGCACTCGACTACGCGAAGGGAAAGATACTCGCGACGCTCTTCTTTGAACCATCAACGAGAACCCGCTTAAGCTTCGAGAGCGCCATGCACCGCCTCGGCGGCTCGGTCATCGGGTTCTCCTCCGCCGCCAGCACGAGCGTCAAGAAGGGTGAAAGCCTGGCCGACACGATAAAGACGGTCGAACAGTACAGCGACGTTATAGTGATACGCCATCCGATGGAAGGGGCCGCTAGGCTCGCCGCGGAGGTTGCTGATATACCGGTCATCAACGCCGGCGACGGCAGCAATCAGCATCCAACCCAGACCCTCCTCGACCTCTACACGATAAAGCGCGCCTTCGGGAGGATAGACGGCCTGACCATAGGCCTGCTCGGAGACCTCAAATACGGGAGAACCGTCCACAGCCTGGCAGAGGCTCTGGCCTTCTACGACGTCGAGCTCTACCTGATTTCACCGGAGCTTTTGAGGATGCCCAAGCATATCATAGAGGAACTTCGCGAGAAGGGAGTTAGAATCCACGAGACGACCGACCTGGAGGGAACGATCCCGGAGCTGGACGTTCTCTACGTCACCAGAATCCAGCGCGAGCGCTTCCCGGACGAGCAGGAGTACCTCAAGGTCAAGGGCAGCTATCAGGTGAACTGCGCGGTTCTGAAGAAGGCCAAAGAAAGCCTCAGGATAATGCACCCGCTCCCGAGGGTCGACGAGATACACCCGGAGGTCGATAGGACGGAGCACGCGCTCTACTTCAGGCAGGTCTTCTCCGGAGTTCCCGTGAGAATGGCCCTTCTGGGTTTAACACTGGGGGTGCTGTGA
- the glmM gene encoding phosphoglucosamine mutase, whose protein sequence is MGRYFGTSGIREVVNEKLTPELALGVGRALGTCLGEGTVVVGMDTRTSGEMLKRALVSGLLSAGIDVIDIGLVPTPLTGFAIRLYGADAGVTITASHNPPEYNGIKVWQANGMAYTPEMENRLEAILESGNFKKAPWNEIGSLRKADPREEYIEAALEMVHLDGSYTVVLDSGNGAGSILSPYLQREMGNRVISLNSHPSGFFVRELEPNAKSLSALAKTVKAMKADVGIAHDGDADRIGVVDDQGNFVEYEVMLSLIAGYMLRKFGKGKIVTTVDAGFALDDYVKPLGGEVIRTRVGDVAVADELAKHGGVFGGEPSGTWIMPEWNLTPDGIFAGALVLEMIDKLGPLSELAKEVPRYVTLRAKIPCPNEKKRKAMEIIAHEALRSFDYERLIDIDGVRIENSNWWILFRPSGTEPIMRITLEAHTEDKAKELMEKAERLVREAIAKA, encoded by the coding sequence ATGGGAAGGTACTTTGGAACCAGCGGGATTCGAGAGGTCGTCAACGAAAAGCTAACCCCTGAGCTTGCCCTGGGCGTCGGCAGGGCCCTGGGGACTTGCCTCGGCGAGGGAACGGTCGTCGTCGGCATGGACACGAGGACGAGCGGCGAGATGCTGAAGAGGGCCCTGGTGAGCGGGCTCCTATCTGCGGGAATAGACGTCATAGATATCGGCCTCGTGCCCACGCCCCTGACCGGCTTCGCCATCAGGCTCTACGGTGCAGATGCGGGCGTTACAATCACCGCAAGCCACAACCCACCCGAGTACAACGGTATAAAGGTCTGGCAGGCCAACGGAATGGCCTACACCCCCGAGATGGAGAACAGACTTGAGGCTATTCTGGAATCCGGGAACTTCAAGAAGGCCCCCTGGAACGAGATTGGAAGCCTCAGAAAGGCCGACCCGCGGGAGGAGTACATAGAGGCCGCCCTTGAGATGGTTCACTTGGACGGTTCCTACACCGTCGTTCTCGACTCCGGCAACGGGGCCGGCTCGATTCTGAGCCCCTACCTCCAGAGGGAGATGGGCAACCGCGTGATAAGCCTCAACTCTCACCCCAGCGGTTTCTTCGTCAGGGAGCTCGAGCCGAACGCGAAGAGCCTGTCCGCGCTGGCAAAGACCGTGAAGGCCATGAAGGCCGACGTCGGAATAGCCCACGATGGCGACGCCGACAGGATTGGGGTCGTGGACGACCAGGGCAACTTCGTCGAGTACGAGGTCATGCTCTCGCTTATAGCCGGCTACATGCTCAGGAAGTTCGGAAAGGGCAAAATCGTGACGACGGTCGATGCGGGCTTCGCCCTCGACGACTACGTTAAACCCCTCGGTGGCGAGGTTATAAGGACGCGCGTCGGGGACGTTGCCGTCGCGGACGAGCTGGCCAAGCACGGTGGCGTCTTCGGCGGCGAGCCGAGCGGGACGTGGATAATGCCCGAGTGGAACCTCACTCCAGATGGCATCTTCGCTGGAGCGCTCGTCCTTGAGATGATTGACAAACTCGGCCCGCTGAGCGAGCTGGCAAAGGAAGTTCCGCGCTACGTCACGCTGAGGGCGAAGATACCCTGCCCCAACGAGAAGAAGAGGAAGGCGATGGAAATAATCGCCCACGAGGCCCTCAGGAGCTTCGACTACGAGAGGCTCATAGACATAGACGGCGTTAGAATCGAGAACTCCAACTGGTGGATCCTCTTCCGCCCGAGCGGAACCGAGCCGATAATGCGCATAACTCTGGAAGCCCACACCGAGGATAAGGCTAAGGAGCTCATGGAGAAGGCGGAGAGGCTGGTGAGGGAGGCAATAGCCAAGGCCTGA
- a CDS encoding BtpA/SgcQ family protein translates to MEFEKKPLIGMVHLRPLPGSYLYDGNLDAVIESALRDARTLEEAGFDAIMVENFGDVPFPKYVDKTTVAAFTAVAKAIRDGVSLPLGINVLRNDGIAAYSIAYAVKADFIRVNVLSGIAYTDQGLIEGIAHDLAKLRKLLPSKIKVFADVHVKHAVHFFDFEDAIRDTVERGLADAIVVSGRATGKPVDVEKLAVAKRVSPVPVLVGSGTGYDNLPELWKYADGFIVGTWIKRDGKVENEVSLERARKLVELANKLRF, encoded by the coding sequence ATGGAATTCGAGAAGAAACCCCTCATAGGCATGGTTCACCTGCGGCCCCTCCCGGGCTCGTACCTCTACGATGGGAATCTCGATGCCGTGATCGAATCCGCCCTCAGGGACGCGAGAACCCTTGAGGAGGCCGGCTTCGACGCGATAATGGTCGAGAACTTCGGCGACGTTCCCTTCCCGAAGTACGTGGACAAAACCACAGTCGCGGCTTTTACCGCGGTCGCTAAGGCAATCCGCGACGGGGTGAGCCTTCCCCTCGGGATAAATGTCCTTAGAAACGATGGAATCGCCGCGTACTCAATAGCCTACGCAGTGAAGGCGGATTTCATAAGGGTGAACGTGCTGAGTGGTATAGCTTACACAGACCAGGGCCTCATAGAGGGCATCGCCCACGACCTCGCTAAGCTCAGAAAGCTCCTCCCGAGCAAAATAAAGGTCTTCGCCGACGTCCACGTCAAGCATGCGGTTCACTTCTTCGACTTCGAGGACGCGATAAGGGACACCGTCGAGCGCGGTCTTGCAGACGCGATAGTGGTCAGCGGCAGAGCAACAGGAAAGCCGGTTGACGTTGAAAAACTGGCCGTCGCAAAGAGAGTCTCGCCGGTGCCAGTCCTAGTGGGCTCTGGAACGGGCTACGACAACCTCCCTGAGCTGTGGAAGTACGCCGATGGCTTCATAGTGGGCACGTGGATCAAACGCGACGGAAAGGTCGAGAACGAGGTCTCGCTCGAGAGGGCGAGGAAGCTGGTCGAGCTGGCGAATAAACTTCGTTTCTGA
- a CDS encoding AAA family ATPase — MIVGVVGKIAAGKTTIAKFFEERGFCRVSCSDPLIDLLTHNVSDYSWIPELPEKAEPTRDRLIEFGKYLKETYGEDILIRLAVDKMRHCENIIIDGVRSEGEIKAVKRLGGKVIYVEASPEVRFKRLMRRKASKDKGIRSFADFKTMDDAEERLYRTSELKGLADYVITNEGTLEELREKVERIIEEVVG; from the coding sequence ATGATAGTCGGTGTCGTTGGAAAGATAGCCGCCGGAAAGACGACGATTGCAAAGTTCTTCGAGGAGAGGGGATTCTGCAGGGTTTCCTGCAGCGACCCGTTGATAGACCTGCTCACCCACAACGTCTCGGACTACTCGTGGATTCCAGAGCTGCCTGAGAAGGCCGAGCCGACGCGGGACAGACTCATAGAGTTTGGGAAGTACCTCAAGGAGACCTACGGCGAGGACATACTCATAAGGCTCGCCGTCGACAAGATGAGGCACTGTGAAAACATCATCATAGACGGCGTCCGCTCCGAGGGTGAGATAAAGGCCGTCAAGAGGCTCGGCGGAAAGGTCATCTACGTCGAAGCAAGCCCGGAGGTGAGGTTCAAGCGCCTCATGAGGAGGAAGGCGAGCAAGGACAAGGGCATAAGGAGCTTTGCCGACTTCAAGACCATGGACGACGCCGAGGAGCGCTTATACCGCACGAGCGAGCTGAAGGGCCTGGCCGACTACGTGATAACCAACGAGGGAACGCTCGAGGAGCTGAGGGAGAAGGTCGAGAGGATAATTGAAGAGGTGGTTGGATGA
- a CDS encoding DUF523 domain-containing protein, whose translation MKLLIIAPCLLSPFYVYRGPKEKEYVTARLLRKLIGELDENWQVLVYPCPEYELMGWPRAPASKEVFERLGMRERAKTIADFIGRVLTEEKPERVVFIGVKGSPTCGVFHTSSSDPQSYPYSAMQEFFYMSKEERLGRSREMVEGQGFKLVKAPGILFEILQSRFPEGTYIEFDKDDIEGSMERVKSVLVELGAR comes from the coding sequence ATGAAGCTCCTCATCATCGCCCCCTGCCTCCTGAGTCCGTTCTACGTCTACCGCGGGCCGAAGGAGAAGGAGTACGTGACGGCGAGGCTCCTGAGGAAGCTGATTGGCGAACTCGATGAGAACTGGCAGGTTTTAGTCTATCCCTGCCCAGAGTACGAGCTGATGGGCTGGCCGAGGGCGCCGGCAAGCAAGGAGGTTTTTGAGAGGCTCGGAATGCGCGAGAGGGCAAAGACCATAGCCGATTTCATCGGAAGGGTTCTGACAGAGGAAAAGCCGGAGAGGGTAGTTTTCATAGGTGTCAAGGGCTCACCGACCTGCGGGGTCTTCCACACGAGCTCGAGCGACCCGCAAAGCTATCCTTACTCGGCCATGCAGGAGTTCTTCTACATGAGCAAGGAAGAGAGACTGGGCCGCTCTAGGGAGATGGTGGAGGGACAGGGATTCAAGCTCGTGAAGGCGCCAGGAATACTCTTTGAGATACTCCAGAGCAGGTTTCCCGAGGGAACGTACATCGAGTTCGACAAGGACGATATCGAGGGGAGCATGGAAAGGGTTAAATCGGTTCTTGTTGAATTAGGGGCCAGATGA
- a CDS encoding thiamine-phosphate synthase family protein produces the protein MRTPSVYIAEELMPFLRAKIAERLYREGMKQSQIAEYLGITQAMVSKYLSGRYKVPPEEVAQRLEDIANEVSKFILFGGRREDAVLLVARRIFELFQSGFLCGFYAEYAGVSEDSCRSLFAVRPLRGEILEVLNMALNELIRNEKFPELIPEVRSNFAYALPSPRGIEDVAAIPGRITAVKGKAFALPPEFGASEFTARILVRLADIRPEIRSVLNIRYGRDVETALEAAGFKVARVKTGGLSEEEAVRVIADVFRQGYYDAVVDVGGFGVEPLVYVFGETPFDVVEKLKRLVENL, from the coding sequence ATGAGGACTCCCAGCGTTTACATAGCCGAGGAGCTGATGCCTTTTCTGAGGGCCAAGATAGCCGAGAGGCTCTACCGCGAGGGCATGAAGCAGTCCCAGATAGCCGAGTACCTCGGCATAACCCAGGCGATGGTTAGCAAGTACCTCTCGGGCAGGTACAAGGTCCCCCCTGAGGAGGTGGCCCAGAGGCTGGAGGACATCGCCAACGAGGTGTCCAAATTCATCCTCTTCGGAGGACGCCGTGAGGACGCCGTTCTTCTCGTGGCGAGGAGAATCTTTGAGCTTTTCCAGAGCGGCTTTCTGTGCGGCTTCTACGCCGAGTACGCGGGTGTTAGTGAGGACTCCTGCAGGTCGCTCTTCGCCGTGCGTCCCCTCCGGGGCGAGATTCTTGAGGTTCTGAACATGGCGCTCAACGAGCTGATCAGAAATGAGAAGTTCCCGGAGCTCATTCCAGAGGTCAGGAGCAACTTTGCCTATGCCCTCCCTTCTCCGCGGGGCATCGAGGACGTTGCGGCAATCCCGGGAAGGATAACGGCCGTCAAGGGGAAGGCCTTTGCACTGCCGCCCGAGTTCGGGGCCAGCGAGTTCACCGCGAGAATACTCGTTAGGCTGGCCGACATCAGGCCCGAGATACGGAGCGTTCTCAACATCAGGTACGGCCGCGACGTCGAAACGGCCCTCGAGGCTGCGGGCTTCAAAGTCGCAAGGGTTAAAACAGGTGGGCTGAGCGAGGAGGAGGCCGTGAGGGTCATAGCGGACGTCTTCAGACAGGGCTATTACGACGCCGTCGTTGACGTGGGCGGCTTTGGAGTTGAGCCGCTGGTCTACGTATTCGGTGAGACACCCTTTGACGTCGTGGAGAAACTCAAGAGGCTGGTGGAGAACCTTTGA